The Vagococcus penaei genome includes the window TACAGTGATTAGTCAGTTTATTTGTTGAAAGGGCTCAACCAAATCCACCAAGCAAAGAGCGCAATTAAACATAAATTGACCAAGGGATTTGGCTTAATGAAGAAAAATAAGAGCAATGCGACAATGATAAATGAGACATGAATCATTTTACGTTTCATAATCAGAAGCCCCTTTCGTATTGCTTATTATTTTACCATAAGATAGTTTTTAAAGTGGAGCATACTCCTAAAAGTCAAACAAATTAGTGATAGAGTGTCGTAATATTGAAAGTCTCTGATTTCTAATGTCTACTAGGCGATTAGTTAGGTGCTAATCGTGAATCGGTCGATACGTCAATTAATTTTTTCGTAAAGGGATGTTGTAATGATAATTGTTTAGCATGTAGTTGCAGACGTTTCCGTGCGTTTGGACGTGGATGATACAAAGGATCACCCATAATCGGATGCCCAATTGCTGCTAAATGAACTCTAATTTGATGGGTCCGACCAGTCTCTAATTGGCATGTCACCCATGAGGTACGAGACATAGTTTGGTTCACAGTGACGTGTGTGATAGCATGCTGCCCATTTCGTGAATCGACAATACGTTTGCGACGATCATGTCGGTCGCGGCCAATTTTTTTATTAATTGTGAGCGACGGTGTCGTCAGTTGGCCATCAATTTCAGCTTCATAAAGGCGTGTAATTTCTTTTTTTTCGAGCATTCGTCCAAGTATGGGTAAAACAATCGGATTTTTTGCAAATACAATGGCTCCGCTAGTTTCTTTATCCAATCGATGTACGACATAAGGAACTTGATTTTGAGTAACTAAGTAAGCAGCCACATGATTGAATAAGGTATCGGTTTCATTTGGTTGGTTAGGATGTGTTTTTACGCCCGCGGGTTTATCGACAATGATAATGTGTTCATCTTCAAATAAAATAGAGACTTTATCTGCTTGGCCTAATGAAATAATCGGTTTAGGATAGTCATCATCTTCGAAGTATAGGGTTATTACATCTTTAGCATGTGCGATTTCATGAAACATCACAGGTTGTTGATTTAAACGGACATTTTTTCGTGTGCGTAAAAAGTGACGGACTTTTCTTGGGATTAGCCACTCGTCTTCAAGTAAAGTTCGTATGGTAGTATCGGGTTGGTTTTCTGGCAATGAAATAGTTAATTCCATTAATTTGACCTCCTTTTAATTTATTCAACGATTCTTTATGCTTTTTTTAAAATTGTAACATAGAAAATTAATAACTTCATGATAAACTAAAGGACGGTTCGGACTTTGGACTCATTTTTATTTGTCAGACCTGTGTTAGAATGAAGTCATTATTTTAACAAGGATAATTATAAATACTATTAGAGGAGAGACTATGGACGTTAAAAAAATACTAACTGTTTGTAGAGAGAAGCTAGCGCAAGGTTGGACGTGGTTTAAGCCTCATTGGATACGATTTAGAAAGTGGCGTAAACGTATTTGGAAGAAGTTTTATATTAATAAAATTTTACTTTTGTTAGCTCTATCTATTACATTAATTAGCAGTATTTATCTGTTTTATTTAGCTAAAACAGCAAATATTGACACGTTAAAAACTGGTTTAGAACAAGTCACAACGATTTATGATCGTGATAATGAAAAAGCTGGGACGCTTGCTGTTTACGGAGCGAAGGGTAGTTTTGTTCAGATTGACCAAATATCGCCTTATATTAAAGATGCAGTTGTATCAACCGAAGATCGGCGATTTTATGAGCACCACGGGTACGATGTTAAAGGGATTGCTCGGGCGGCTGTCCGTGGCGTCATTAATCGTAATGCCAGTGGTGGTGGAGGTAGTACAATTACCCAACAGCTAGCGAAAAACGCGAAGCTGAGCGCTGACCAAACGTTAACAAGGAAGGCCCGTGAGTTATTTCTAGCGATTGAGATTGAAAAAAAATATTCCAAAGATGAAATTTTAGAAATGTATTTGAATAAAGCCTATTTTGGTAATGGTGTCTGGGGTGTCCAAGATGCGTCACGTAAATACTTTGGTAAAGACGCTAAAGATGTCACGATTGATGAAGCGGCAGTTTTAGCGGGTATGTTAAAAGGCCCAAGTATCTATAACCCAATTGATCACATGGATAATGCTATTGCTAGACGCGATACAGTGCTATCAGTAATGGTTGATAATGGAAAATTAGATGAGGCCACAGCGAAACAACTGATGTCTGAACCATTATATGTTAATGATAATTATCAACCAGACCACGGTTCTTATCGTTACCCGTCTTATTTTGATGCGGTAATTGATGAAGCCGTTAGAGTGACAAAACTAACGGATGATGAGATTTCTAATGGAGGATATAAAATATTCACTTCATTAGATCAACAATATCAACAAGGAATGGATCAAACATTTGCGAATGATAGTTTATTCCCTCAAAATGCAAAAGATGGTGCAATTGTTGAAGGGACATCGATAGCCGTCGACCCTAAAACGGGTGGGGTCATGGGTGTGATTGCTGGTCGTGAGTATCAGTATCGAGGGTTTAATCGGGCATTGAACTCCAATTTGTCACCGGGCTCAACAATGAAACCATTGTCTGTTTATACATCAGCATTAGAAGCCGGTTATCAGCCAGAAGATATTTTAAAAGATGAAGCCCTAGATTACTATGATGTACAAAACTATTCACGAACTTACAGTGGTGAAGTTCCAATGTATGATGCCTTAGCTCAGAGTTTAAATGCTCCAGCTGTCTGGTTACTACATGAAATGGGCATTGACCGTGGTTATAAAAAAGCCGAACAGTTTGGAATTAAATTGGATGAGAAAGACCGTTACTATGGCTTAGCTTTAGGTGGATTAACTAAAGGAACGACGCCACTTGCTATGGCTAGTGCCTATAGTGTTTTTGCCAATGAAGGAGTGCGGCAAGATCCCCATTTTATAACCCGAATTGAAGATCCTACTGGCGCGATTATTTATGAGAATGCGAAATCTAAGTCAACACGTGTAACGACACCAGAAGTTGCTGAGTCAATGACGAGTATGTTGCAGGGTGTCTTTAGTTCCGGTACGGGGATTGAAGCCAATCCAAGTGGCTTTACGATTGCTGGTAAAACAGGAACGACGGAAAATATTAATGCGGATGGTATGTCAAAAGACCAATGGATTATTGGTTATACACCAGATGTTGTTGTTGCGACTTGGATTGGATTTGATAAGAGTGGAAAAGATCATTATCTGACGGGGTCAAGCAGTAGTTTACTTTCTGGAATTTTCAAAGATGAGATGGAACGGATTTTAGCAGCTTCACCAAACACCCCATTTTCAGTTGCTGATGTGAGTCAACAAAATAGTGAATCATCTAGTGATGAAAGCACGGATTGGGATGGCTTAGGTAATAAGGTAAAAGATAGTGCCAATAATTTTGGTAATGGCGTCAAAGAAGGTGTCAATAAAGTGACTGATGGTATTAAACAAGGTGTTGACCGTGTTGGGGATGTCCTAGATAATTTCTGGGGTCGTTTTTCTCAGTAATTAATAGGAATTTAAAACGAAGCATGTTACAATGAAAACGTAGTATATTTTATGAACAGAAGGAGACTTATCATGACAGTAAATATCTATGATACAGCGAACCAATTAGAAAAAGAAATTCGTGAAACAAACGAATATAAGGCATTACAATTAGCCTTTACAGACATGAAAGCTAATAATGCAGTCTTTGATTTATTTAAAGAATTTCAAACACTTCAAATGACTTTACAACAAAAGCAAATGCAAGGATTAGAAATTACAGAAGAAGACATTACAGCATCACAAGCTATCGCTGAACGCGTCAAAGAATCTGAGTTAATCCAAGCTTTAATGGAAAAAGAGCAAGCGTTTAGTATGGTTATTAACGATTTAAATCGTATTATCATGACACCAGTTCAAGAATTATACCAAATGGATTAATTAACCAACTTATAAGGGTGATTAAGTGATAAGCTTACCACCCTTATTTTTTTCTAGAAAAATAACCTAAAACTAGGTATGATAAACAGAAAGGAGTGGTGACATGAAATTTATTCATACATCCGATTTACATATTGATCAGCCATTTTCAGGAATTAATACGGATAACGAAACAGTAAAACAACTGGTTAATCAGGCGAATGAGACTGTCTTAACACGTTTAGTCGATCAGTGTATCAACGAAGCTGTGGACTTTTTATTGATTGTTGGTGATACATTTCATCAAGCTGTGTCATCTATTCGAATTCAAGCAATACTGATTGAACAATTTAATCGTTTGAACGATCAAGGCATAACGGTTGTCTTATCATTTGGTAATCACGATTACTATTCACCGACTCGCTATTGGTTTGAGTGGCCTGAAAATGTCCTACTGTTTACAGAAGAAGCGGTCGAAACTAAAATCTTACCGTTAAAAAATGGGGAAACAGTTGCGATTAGTGGTTTTTCTTATCAACACCAGTGGATTACAGATTACAAAGCACTTGAGTTCCCAGAACGGAATACACAAGCGACTTATCATATTGGTTTTTATCATGGACAAGTTGGTAAAGATGGAAACTATGCGCCATTTACCATTTCTGATTTGACGCCAAGTTATGATTACTGGGCGCTTGGTCATATTCATAAGAGTGACGTGATACGGGAGCATCCTGCAACGATTTATCCCGGTACACCGCAAGGACATCAGCGTAAAGAAACACAAGGTAAAGGTGTCGTGAGTGTGACACTAAAAAATGGTCAAGTAGATTATGAGTGGCACCAACTAGCTCCAATTGTTTGGGACAACATTATGATTGATGTTGAGACAATCAAAGATCGCCAAGAATTATTAAAAGTCGTTTTAGACTATCTAACAACGGTTCCTGTTGATTCGGATTTACTGGTGATCAACTTAGCCTTACAGTGTGGAAAATCTGATTATTTATTAGATTTACAACAAGACCAACGGGAAATTACGGATTACCTTCAACAAGAGTTGTTAACCCTAACTGACCAGAAAAAATATCTGACTCAAGTTAGTTTGACTGAATCCTTTAGCGATGATTTAGTGATGGGATTTGAGGCTGACTTAATTGATGATTTGAGTCGTAAGTTTTATGATATGAGTGAGTTTAAGCGCATCGGGAGTGATATTTTACAGAATTCGGTAATTGCTAGCCGGTTAGAATGGGATGAACATGATGTGACGGAGTGTATTGCACGTAGCACACAGTTAATCAAAGATAAAATCCGATTTAAAAGTGAGGTTGTCCAATGAAACTAACGAGTTTACATATTCAAGGCTTTGGTCAATTTGACAATCAAACCTTCTATTTAACTGAGGGTTCACAATTAATTTTTGGTGGAAATGAATCAGGTAAATCCACGATTTATCAATTCATTCGAGCGATGTTATTTGGTTTTCCAAATAAGCGAGAGATGACACGTGATTTTGAACCATTATCAGGATCTTCTTATGGTGGACGCTTAGAATTAGATCATCCGACATATGGTCATGTAACAATTGAACGGTTTAAGAATAAGGCTAAGGGTCAAGCCAATGTTACATTAGAAGATGGTCAAACGGGTCAAGAGTCACTATTGAAGAAAATTATTAGTCCGTTAACTAGCCAACTATTTGATCAAGTTTTTAGTTTTCAACACGAACAATTAACTGATTTAACTCAAATGGATGAGGTACGATTGCAGCATTTACTGCTGTCAGTTGGTCTAACTGGTAGTGGACAATTAAATAATTTAACTGATGTATTTCTTAAAGAACGTCAACAAATTTTTAAACCAACAGGGCGCTTACCTGAACTCAATCGTCAATTAAAAGAGTTTAAATTACTTGAACAAAAAATTACAGCAATTGAAAATCAAGAACAAAGTTATCGCACGAAGTTAGCAGAACAAGACGCGTTAACAGAGAATTTGGTTAACTTACGGCAACGTTTGGTAGAAGAAGTTACTCAAGAACAACGTTTTATTGAGCAACAAAAGCGGTTTGCTTTATATGTTGAGTACACTAGTCTAGAACAAGAAGTTGGTGCGACAAGACCATCTGAACCACAAACGGTAATGGCAGTTCAGGATAACTTGCAAGAGTATCGTTTTTTAGAGGCGAAAGAAAAAGAATTGCTTGAACAACAAGCGACGCAACAAGAAAATGTGTCTCCAGCTTTTATGTTCTATTTAGATAATCAAACCTTATTCAATCAATTACTTGCCAATCAAATGACAGTCGAATCATTAAGTGAGCGTCAAGAGATGTTGACACAGCAAGTGGTAGATGAGAGTCACCAATTGGAACAATTATGTGCGACTCATGACATGGATCAAGGAGTGACGACTGAAAAGCTAGACCAAGGTGTGATAAAAGAGATTGAAGGCGTGGCTGAACGCGAGGAAATTTTAATTCGTGAGAAGATTATTCTAACGAATGAAAAAAGTCGGTTAATGATACGTAAGAAAGAGCTCGACCAACAACTAACGAGTATGGAAGAGGCAATGGAGCAATCACAACCGCAGAATCAAGTGGCTAGTCGACGTGGTTTTAGTACCAATCAAATGATTAGTGTTGTTTTAGGAGCGATCGGAGTTATATTCTTATTACTAATGATTTTGCTACCCAATCTTTTATTGATTGTTCCAGCAGTATTATTAGTTGGTGGTGGTGTTTTCCTTTGGATTAAGTCAGCTACAGAACCAGCACAACAAGCAGTATCAAGCTTTAATCCAATGGTAACTAAAGATTATTATCAAAAACAATTAGCTGAGGCAGACGAGCTAGCTTATGAGTTAAATAAAATGGATGATAAATTGGAAACAACGGCTAATCAACTATCAGTTATAGAGGATCAAAAATTGATTTGGCATAAGTTATATGGCTTTCGCTTAAAAGAGACATTAACATCTTGGTTAACTAAAATTCCTGTTGTTGTACAGCTTCAAGAATTGCAACGCAAAATTGCTCAAAGCAAAGAACAATTAGCTGAGTGCGAGTCTAAGTTGCAGACATTCCAAGAGGATTTAGCATTTACAAAACAATGGATTGGACTAGAAACAGATAAAGTTCGTGAACAATACCAAGCTGTACAACAGTTTGTTTCTGATCAACAAGCTCTAGCACAAACTGAACGTGTAGCTTATGCTAAAACCGAATCTTTCCAACAAACCATAGACACGCTTCGTCAGGACCAATCAACTTTACTAAATAAATTAATCGAGTTAACAGCTGATCAAAAAATGACAAAATTAGATGATGTAATCAGTTGGTTATCACAACAAACAAATCTTCAAAGTAATCAGCGCGAATTAGCTGATTTACGTTTACGCTTAGAAGATTATTTTGATTTGACACAAACCTATGATTTAGCCTCAATTAATGATGGTTTAATTCAAGTATCATTGGCGAAAGACGCAACTGAACAAGAGATTACTAAGACACAAGATGCGTTACAAGCTGTCCGATTTGATATCAAAGAAATGGAAAAAAATGGTACATTGGATGAATTGTATCAACAACAGGCTAATCAATTAAGTGTGATACGACAACTTTCAGATGATTGGTTAGTCTATCGTATGGCTGAGGAAATTATCCAAGAGTTGTTTCAATTTCTATCTGACCAGCAGTTACCGAGCTTACTGACGGCAGTATCGAATTACTTTAATTTACTAACTGAAGAACGATACACACAAGTGCTAATCAAAGATAGTCAACTAGTTGTGAAAGATGCTCAGCGGCAAACATTAGCAACAACACAATTATCAACTGGTACTAGAGATCAGCTATATATTTCGTTCCGTTTAGCCTTTATTCAAATGCATCAAAGTGATTATCATAGTCCAATTATTATTGATGATGGTTGGTTGCATTTTGATTGGAAACGCAAAGAAACATTGTTTAAATTAATTCAATTTTTAGGTAAAGAGTCCCAAGTGATTTGTCTATCTTCTGACAAAGACATGAAGGAATATTTTGATCAAACGAAACAAGCAGTTATTGCATTGTAAGGAGCGTTTTGAATGAAAAAATTAAGAGAACTAGTCGTTGATGAAACATTTGAACTATTTGTTTTGTTAAAAAACGCTGATGTCCGTGTGGCACGCAATGGTAAAAAGTTTATTGCGTTCACATTCCAAGATACATCAGGGACGATTGATGGGAAGTATTGGGGAGCATCTGATGATGAAATTGAAAAATTTCAAGCCGGAAGAGTGGTTTGTCTGGGTGGTAAGCGTGAGACATATCAAAACATGCCCCAAGTTAAAATTATTAGTTTGCGATTAACACATGAGGGTGAGCCAAATGATCCGACACTCTATATGGAAAAAGCGCCCGTTAATAGTGAGGACATGCGTGAGGAAATCAATACATTCCTATTTGCGATTGACCATGGAAAATGGCATCGGATTGTCCGCCATATTTTAACAAAATATCAAAAAGAATTTTTTGATTTTCCAGCAGCTAAACGTAATCATCATGCATTTGCAGGTGGGCTAGCCTTTCATACAGTGACCATGTTGCGATTAGCAAAAACTGTGTGTCAGCAATACGTTGAAGTAAATCCAGCATTGTTATATGCAGGTATTATTCTTCATGATCTAGGTAAAGTCAAAGAATTAAGTGGCGCGTTGTCGACGGAATACACGTTATCTGGCAACTTACTAGGACATATCGTGATGGCAGATGAAGAAATTACAAAAGCTTGCGTAGAACTAAATATGGATGACCAAGAAGAAGATATTTTAGTGTTAAAACACGTTGTCCTTGCCCATCATGGATTGCTAGAATATGGGTCACCTGTGCGCCCTAAAATCATGGAGGCGGAAATTTTACATCACATTGATAATTTAGATGCTTCGATTCAGATGATGTTAGGCTCATTAAAACAAGTAAGTCCGGGTGAATACACAGAGCGTATTTTTGGCTTAGATAATCGCAATTTCTATTTACCAAAATTATAAGGATGAGTAGCGTATAGTTAAAATAATTAAAAAACTGTTGAATCTATCTTTGGATTCAACAGTTTTTTTCTATTCTGAGTGATTGTTATTTTTACATTGATTTTAATGGTAAAATTGACGTATCTACAACTTGTAGAGTGTTTAGAATAGTAATTCTACAAGGATAAGGTAGAAATAGAGTATAAATTAAGCATAATGAAACTAGGAGGTTATTTCAATGGAGATAAGCAAAAGAATAAAAGAATTCCGACAGTCTAATCAATTAACACAAAAAGAATTAGGCGAACAATTGAATGTATCTGACAAAACGATTTCAAGTTGGGAAACAGGAAGAACCTATCCGGATGTTTCTATGATAATAAAATTATCAGATATATTTGATATATCTTTAGACGAGTTTTTGAGAGGAGATGTGAAGATAGTGGAAAAAATTGACAAAGATCTTCGACAGAAAAAAATATATAAATATGGCTTAGTTATAGGTAGCTTACTGGTCTTAACAGGAATTATATTTTTGAATACATATCAATACAAAAATCAATTAGTCGATAGATTTAATCCATTCATGAAAATGGAGATAGGTTATGCCACATTACCCAAAAAAGTAACGTATAACGGAGGGGAAAAATATAGCTTAAAGAAAAGGGAAGAAAACATCGCCCAATTTCCTGATCCATATAAGAATATTAGGGTAGTCAACGATCCTTTTGGTGATACTAGTCTACTAACTTTTGAAGGAGGACAGTCTCCTGAAGGAAAAAATTATGCTATGGTCCAACATAAAGGGTTATATGTACGCCGAATTTCTTTCGTTTCTTGGGAGTCAATTCCAGGAGTTATTAGAGATAACATGTCGAAAGATTATGTGGCTATTCCTATGGATGATGAATAAGGAAAGCTCAAAAAGTTTATGTGAACGCACTACATAAAAAAGTCGAAGAGACGGAAATCTCTTTGGCTTTTTGGTATACGATGAACTTAAAACAACTGACAGTAGTTCCTACTTAAAAAGTGGACATCATGCGAAACTGATTTTTTATTTTAAACTTTTCAACAGATCTGTATAACTTACTTTATTCTTAATTTTTCTGATTTTATCGTAAGCCGTAGACTGACTAAGACTTACAGACATCAACATTGTGAATCTGAATTGCTCTACCACAAACAACTCAAAGGGACCCTTCTAACTAAAGACTCCTTTTTTATGAGATTGTGAAATGTCAAAAGTGCGATTGTAAGAAGTACGTTATTTACTAGAATTAATTCAGCATACTCTCGCCAGTATTTTTAATAGTAGAAGAAAACGCGCTAGGAAAAAAATGACCTATCTCCTGTTTTGGAGTAGGTCATTTTTGATAAATTTAATTAATGAATCTTGTTTACTTAATTACTTTGGGGTAACTTAAATGCCTCTGTCATATCTTTTGTTGCGGCATTACCAGCAGTGACTTTTACTAACTCACCTTGAACAATAAGACGATTTTCACCACTGACGTCACACGTTACTAAAGTTACTAGTCGCTTACCAGGGACGTCATCAATAATTTCAATACGTGTTGGCTCGACATATTCCTTCATCGTGACTTTATACTCATAAATATAGTCTAAATCGGTCAGATAAATAGAGCTACCCATCTCTACACGTACTAATGGCGCAAATAACAGTTTAGGATCGTACATATAATGACTAGCTAAGCCGTAATTACCTTTCCCCATGACTTGGTCTTCTTTCATAGTTCCCGCACCAATTGCGATTGAATAATTTGAGACACCTTTAAAAATTGGTAAATTCAAATCGACACTGGGAATGGCAATGCCACCTAATACATGCATATTAGCGGTATTATTTCGAGCTTCAGCGACTAAATTAAAGTCCAATGACTGGACATCTTCAAAATCAAAGGTGGCTTTTTTGTCTTGATTTTTTTTAATATCTGTTGCTGTATAGTTATTAACAGTAAATTTTTGTGTTGTATCTTTAACTAAATAGTTTTTAATTTGATTGTTAAAAACTAAGGCTAAACCAACGACTAACAGACAGAGAATCAGTAGGTTGATTAAGGTATTTTTAATTCGTGTTCCCCATGTTTTAGGCTGTTTTTTTTGACGTCGATTTCGTTGCGACCGAGTCGGTGGTTGGTTAGGGTTTTGTTTTTTTGAAATGAGCGTTCCCTCCCTTTTTTTAGTAACTCTATCATACCACAGCCGTCGAAAAAAGTGGATAAATCCGTTTACTTTTTGACTGTTACATTAATGTTGCTAAATAACACTTTTTAAGGACTACTGTAATAAAAATTTAATCTATTAAAGTTAGCTATTCTAGTATGATAAGTGGTATAGTTACTATATACATTAGTAGTTTAAGGAGAAAGGGGTGAGTAATGTTGCGAGATTATTTGTATGTTCATTTAGACAGAGTGAGCAACTCAATTTTATCTAGAGGACTAACACATAATGATTTTTATCGTTATACATTGCATCGACCTCAAAATTTATTATTGTTAAATCCAATAGACCA containing:
- a CDS encoding RluA family pseudouridine synthase, whose protein sequence is MELTISLPENQPDTTIRTLLEDEWLIPRKVRHFLRTRKNVRLNQQPVMFHEIAHAKDVITLYFEDDDYPKPIISLGQADKVSILFEDEHIIIVDKPAGVKTHPNQPNETDTLFNHVAAYLVTQNQVPYVVHRLDKETSGAIVFAKNPIVLPILGRMLEKKEITRLYEAEIDGQLTTPSLTINKKIGRDRHDRRKRIVDSRNGQHAITHVTVNQTMSRTSWVTCQLETGRTHQIRVHLAAIGHPIMGDPLYHPRPNARKRLQLHAKQLSLQHPFTKKLIDVSTDSRLAPN
- a CDS encoding PBP1A family penicillin-binding protein → MDVKKILTVCREKLAQGWTWFKPHWIRFRKWRKRIWKKFYINKILLLLALSITLISSIYLFYLAKTANIDTLKTGLEQVTTIYDRDNEKAGTLAVYGAKGSFVQIDQISPYIKDAVVSTEDRRFYEHHGYDVKGIARAAVRGVINRNASGGGGSTITQQLAKNAKLSADQTLTRKARELFLAIEIEKKYSKDEILEMYLNKAYFGNGVWGVQDASRKYFGKDAKDVTIDEAAVLAGMLKGPSIYNPIDHMDNAIARRDTVLSVMVDNGKLDEATAKQLMSEPLYVNDNYQPDHGSYRYPSYFDAVIDEAVRVTKLTDDEISNGGYKIFTSLDQQYQQGMDQTFANDSLFPQNAKDGAIVEGTSIAVDPKTGGVMGVIAGREYQYRGFNRALNSNLSPGSTMKPLSVYTSALEAGYQPEDILKDEALDYYDVQNYSRTYSGEVPMYDALAQSLNAPAVWLLHEMGIDRGYKKAEQFGIKLDEKDRYYGLALGGLTKGTTPLAMASAYSVFANEGVRQDPHFITRIEDPTGAIIYENAKSKSTRVTTPEVAESMTSMLQGVFSSGTGIEANPSGFTIAGKTGTTENINADGMSKDQWIIGYTPDVVVATWIGFDKSGKDHYLTGSSSSLLSGIFKDEMERILAASPNTPFSVADVSQQNSESSSDESTDWDGLGNKVKDSANNFGNGVKEGVNKVTDGIKQGVDRVGDVLDNFWGRFSQ
- a CDS encoding YlbF family regulator, translating into MTVNIYDTANQLEKEIRETNEYKALQLAFTDMKANNAVFDLFKEFQTLQMTLQQKQMQGLEITEEDITASQAIAERVKESELIQALMEKEQAFSMVINDLNRIIMTPVQELYQMD
- a CDS encoding metallophosphoesterase family protein, with translation MKFIHTSDLHIDQPFSGINTDNETVKQLVNQANETVLTRLVDQCINEAVDFLLIVGDTFHQAVSSIRIQAILIEQFNRLNDQGITVVLSFGNHDYYSPTRYWFEWPENVLLFTEEAVETKILPLKNGETVAISGFSYQHQWITDYKALEFPERNTQATYHIGFYHGQVGKDGNYAPFTISDLTPSYDYWALGHIHKSDVIREHPATIYPGTPQGHQRKETQGKGVVSVTLKNGQVDYEWHQLAPIVWDNIMIDVETIKDRQELLKVVLDYLTTVPVDSDLLVINLALQCGKSDYLLDLQQDQREITDYLQQELLTLTDQKKYLTQVSLTESFSDDLVMGFEADLIDDLSRKFYDMSEFKRIGSDILQNSVIASRLEWDEHDVTECIARSTQLIKDKIRFKSEVVQ
- a CDS encoding ATP-binding protein, with translation MKLTSLHIQGFGQFDNQTFYLTEGSQLIFGGNESGKSTIYQFIRAMLFGFPNKREMTRDFEPLSGSSYGGRLELDHPTYGHVTIERFKNKAKGQANVTLEDGQTGQESLLKKIISPLTSQLFDQVFSFQHEQLTDLTQMDEVRLQHLLLSVGLTGSGQLNNLTDVFLKERQQIFKPTGRLPELNRQLKEFKLLEQKITAIENQEQSYRTKLAEQDALTENLVNLRQRLVEEVTQEQRFIEQQKRFALYVEYTSLEQEVGATRPSEPQTVMAVQDNLQEYRFLEAKEKELLEQQATQQENVSPAFMFYLDNQTLFNQLLANQMTVESLSERQEMLTQQVVDESHQLEQLCATHDMDQGVTTEKLDQGVIKEIEGVAEREEILIREKIILTNEKSRLMIRKKELDQQLTSMEEAMEQSQPQNQVASRRGFSTNQMISVVLGAIGVIFLLLMILLPNLLLIVPAVLLVGGGVFLWIKSATEPAQQAVSSFNPMVTKDYYQKQLAEADELAYELNKMDDKLETTANQLSVIEDQKLIWHKLYGFRLKETLTSWLTKIPVVVQLQELQRKIAQSKEQLAECESKLQTFQEDLAFTKQWIGLETDKVREQYQAVQQFVSDQQALAQTERVAYAKTESFQQTIDTLRQDQSTLLNKLIELTADQKMTKLDDVISWLSQQTNLQSNQRELADLRLRLEDYFDLTQTYDLASINDGLIQVSLAKDATEQEITKTQDALQAVRFDIKEMEKNGTLDELYQQQANQLSVIRQLSDDWLVYRMAEEIIQELFQFLSDQQLPSLLTAVSNYFNLLTEERYTQVLIKDSQLVVKDAQRQTLATTQLSTGTRDQLYISFRLAFIQMHQSDYHSPIIIDDGWLHFDWKRKETLFKLIQFLGKESQVICLSSDKDMKEYFDQTKQAVIAL
- a CDS encoding 3'-5' exoribonuclease YhaM family protein, giving the protein MKKLRELVVDETFELFVLLKNADVRVARNGKKFIAFTFQDTSGTIDGKYWGASDDEIEKFQAGRVVCLGGKRETYQNMPQVKIISLRLTHEGEPNDPTLYMEKAPVNSEDMREEINTFLFAIDHGKWHRIVRHILTKYQKEFFDFPAAKRNHHAFAGGLAFHTVTMLRLAKTVCQQYVEVNPALLYAGIILHDLGKVKELSGALSTEYTLSGNLLGHIVMADEEITKACVELNMDDQEEDILVLKHVVLAHHGLLEYGSPVRPKIMEAEILHHIDNLDASIQMMLGSLKQVSPGEYTERIFGLDNRNFYLPKL
- a CDS encoding helix-turn-helix domain-containing protein, giving the protein MEISKRIKEFRQSNQLTQKELGEQLNVSDKTISSWETGRTYPDVSMIIKLSDIFDISLDEFLRGDVKIVEKIDKDLRQKKIYKYGLVIGSLLVLTGIIFLNTYQYKNQLVDRFNPFMKMEIGYATLPKKVTYNGGEKYSLKKREENIAQFPDPYKNIRVVNDPFGDTSLLTFEGGQSPEGKNYAMVQHKGLYVRRISFVSWESIPGVIRDNMSKDYVAIPMDDE
- a CDS encoding class A sortase encodes the protein MDFNLVAEARNNTANMHVLGGIAIPSVDLNLPIFKGVSNYSIAIGAGTMKEDQVMGKGNYGLASHYMYDPKLLFAPLVRVEMGSSIYLTDLDYIYEYKVTMKEYVEPTRIEIIDDVPGKRLVTLVTCDVSGENRLIVQGELVKVTAGNAATKDMTEAFKLPQSN